DNA from Bacillus carboniphilus:
CAGGATTCGCTCCCCATAACAGGCAGTAATTTCAAGTTCACAGCGAAAAGATACATAAGTAAAAGTCCTAACCAAAAGGAAGGCATGGATACGCCTAGTAGGGCTACAATGGTGCTAAGTGTATCGATGATAGAATCCTTTTTCATAGCTGAGATAATTCCCAGACCCACGCCTATAAAAATGGCAATTAAAAGACTCGCAACCGCTAATATCAAGGTGTTACTATACCGTTCTGAAATTTCTTCAATCACAGGCCTTCCTGTCCGAATAGAAGTACCTAGATCTCCTTGAACAACATTACTGATATAGCGGATATATTGAACATGTAACGGCTGGTCGAGTCCTAATTGGGCACGAAGATTTTCAACGGTTTCTTCATCAGGAACCTGCCCTGCAAACATGGCTTCAACAGGGTCACCTGGAATGGCAGCCTGCATTAAAAAAACAAGGATACTAACAGCAAGTAATATGGGAATAAGCATGGCTACCTTTTTTAAGATATACATTTTCATGATACACACCTCTTTTCCTTTCCTAATTCTTCGAACTTCGAAGTTTTTGTTTAAAAAACAACCCTCGATATAGAACATCTACCTGATATTCTAAAGTAGTGATCTATATCGAAGGATTTTATTTGTGACATGCTATTCGCGTTCTACAATCGTCCAAATTGGATAGCCTAAGGAATCCCATTTATAATTTTTAACTTCTTTGCGAACAATGTCTGTTACATATTCAGTTAAAATCGGTACAATGGCATGGTCTTCTAAAATCATTTGTTGTACTTGTTCGATAAATTCAACCCGCTTTTCCACATCCATCTCTTTGTTGGCAAGCTGGATGACTTCATCAATCTCATCATTTTCATACAATTTTACAAAGCCACCATCTTCAAAAACGAAGGATAGAAGAACTGGATCTGGCCAATTCCAACGTTGCAAATGCATGTGATGCTTGGCTTCTAATTGAGTAGGACGATACGCACTACCTTCTATCACCTGAATCTCTACATCAATTCCAACTTGACCTAATTGATATTGAATAATCTGGGCCGCTCTTGTTTGTTTCGGATCGTTGGACGTTAACATCGTAATACTAAATGGCTCTCCATCCTTTTCGTAAATCCCTTCTGAATTTACAGCCCATCCATTACTTTCTAGGATTTCCTTTGTTTTATCAGGGTCATAGGATGGCCCGTACTCTTCACCGATTTCAGGCGAATGTCCTAATACACCTGTTCCGATAGGGTTTTTGTTGACCTTTGCGTAGCCTGACCATGCACCTGTTACAATTTCCTCACTGTTAATCGCATAGCCTAAAGCTGAACGGATTTCGTTGCTATCAAATGGTGGAATTAACGTATTAAATTCAATACTGAAATAATTCGTAGCATCTTCCCATTGGATGATTTGGAAATTATCATTCGCTTTAATAGAGTTTGCCAATTCAACAGGTGCCTGGGATATTTGAATTTCGCCTGTTTCTAAGGCAGCCATTCTTGATCCCTCTTCTGGAACGACTTTAAAGACGATTTCATCTAATTTAGCTGTACCGTCTAAGTCGTAATCCGCTCTTCCCCAATCGTAATCGGGATTTTTGACCAGATGAATTTCAGAACCAGAATTCCATTGTTTAAACATAAAGGGGCCGGATCCAATTGGTTCGCGTCCAAAGTCATCCCCTTTCCCACCTAAGTCAGGCGGAACAATCCCCGTATAGCCGCTATACAAGTTAATGAAGAATGGAGCAAAAGATGTGGAGAATGTAAATCTCACCTTGTAATCATCTACAACTTCTATTTTTTCCAGCGGTCCAGTCATCATAGATCCTGTTGGTGAAGCTGTATCCGGATCAATCATTCTTTCAAACGAATATTTAACAGCGTTGGCATCTAATGGTTCACCGTTATGGAACTTGATGCCTTCTTTGATTTTAAATTCGATGACTTTCCCATCGTCCTTAATATCCCATGATTCTGCCACCCAAGGTTGAGGGTTTTTATTCTCATCGATATAAACAAGACGGTCAAAAATATTTCTGAAAATCATGTGAGATGTAAGTTGATTTGTCTTATGTGGATCAAGTGTCTCTGCATCCTCAACTAATGCGACAACAACGGATTGTGTATCTGTAGACGTTTGATCTGAAGGCTTATTCTCGCTGTTCGTATCTTCTGGTTTCGCTTCTGATGTGGGTCCTGATGGGCTACATCCAACCATGATAAGCATCCAAACGACAAGTGAAAAGAGAAGCTTTCTACTTTTTGATTTCAACTTTCATCACCCTTCCTTTTTTATAGATCTACTTTATAGTGATTGATTTTTTCCTGATCGACCTCAACACCTAACCCTGGTCCATCTGGAACGTAAGTAAATCCTTTTTCAATTCGAACTGGCTCTTGTAATACATCGTCACTATATAAAGTTGGACCCTTGATATCGGATGGGTACTCTAAGTATTTGACGGCTGCAGCAAAGTGCGCCCCCGCAGCAGTTCCAACCCCTGCTTCAATCATACTTCCAATACTTAAGGGAATACCTGCGGCCTCTGCCATCCCTGCAATTTTCAAGGAAGGATATAGGCCACCTGGCTTCATGATTTTAATATTGAAAATATCAGCAGCCTTATGTTTGATTAACTGAACCGCATCATGAATGGTATACAAACTTTCATCCGCTAGTATTGGTGTTCTTAATAATCGGCAAAGCTCTGCCATTCCGTCCAAATCCCACTTGGGAACAGGCTGTTCGATGAGGAGTAAATTGTATTCTTCCATTCTTGATAAGGCATGGATAGCCTGCTCTAATCGGTACCCCTGATTCGCATCTACACGAATAGGAATATCAGGTAACCTCTCACGAATCGCCCCCACTGTTTTCACATCATGATCAGGGTCGATTCCAATTTTGATTTTGATGGATTGAAAGCCTTCTTCAGCATATTTATGAGCTTCCTCAACAGCATGGTCTATGGATTTGATTCCAATGGATTGACCAATTGCTACTTTATCTCGGTACTTGCCACCAAGTAAGGTATACACAGGGACACCCAATGCTTTTCCGCTAATGTCATAACAAGCAAAATCGATAGCAGCCTTCGCAAAGTTATTTCCTTTAATCACTTTCATTTGTTCATGAATTTGTGCTAGATTCATAGGATCCTGCCCAATGAGGAGTGGGGCCAAATACTTATCAATGATAAATTTGACGGATTCCATGGTTTCTTCTGCGTATTGTGGAATTGGCGCTGCTTCTCCCCACCCATAAATACCCTGGTCTGTCGTGATCTTGACATACACGCGATCAGCCCGGTTATACTTCCCTCCAGATATGTTTAAATCAGTATTTAAGGGAAGCGAAATACAAGTCGCTTCAATTTGAACGATTTTCATTTTATTACTCCTCTCTTTCTTTAAATTGCATGATGACGGTTTCTTGAATGGTTTGATGATGAAGGTCCATGGCTTCTGCGGCTTCTTGAGGTGAACGATTTTTAATAGCTTCGTAGATGGCTTTGTGGTCTCTTAAGAAGTTTTTGGATACATTCCTTTGATAGTTAAGAACACTTTCTTTATCTAATATAAAGTTAAAAAGTGTCCCTACAATCTCTTTTAAAAAGCGGTTTTGTGAGGCTTCCCAAATAGTTTGGTGAAATTCAAGGTTTTCCTTTTTCGGCCGTTCCCCCCTCTCAAGTTTCAACTTCATCACTTCGATAATGGATTCTAGCTGTTCAATTTGTTCTTTACTTGCCCGTAACGCAGCCAGTGTGACAATATCCTTCTCCAGAATTTTCCTTGCCTCCACTAGCTCCATGTACCAGTTGATGTCTGAATAGTCGGTATAAAACTGGCTCAACACGGTGTTATTTAGTGGATCACGAACAAATGACCCTTCCCCTGTCCTTAACTCGATAAATCCTAATACCTCTAAAACTCGTAATGCTTCTCGAATAGATGCTCTACTTACTTGAAGTCTTTCGCTAAGCTCTCTCTCAGTAGGTAGCTGAGTTCCAGGTGTTAAATTTTCCTCTCGTATGTATTTTAAAATTCGTTTTGCAATTACCTCGAACATCCTTTCCTTGTTTAAAGGTGTTAATGCCACAAACTTCTCCCCTTTGTCCCTGTCGCTGGTCTGACCAGCAAACTTGTATATTTAATTGAATATTGTATCAATTCAAATTATTAAGTCAATAGAAAAATAGAAAAAATAAATAAAAATTAGATTCTTAGTATTTTTATACAACTAAAGGCATATATTACGGATTTTCCATGTTCTAAAACTAGTTCAAAGGTATGTAGTGAAGCCGACAGAGTTATTCCTATGATTTCCTGCTCGGACATCAAGACGGGTCAAAAAAGGGTGAAAATGATGGAAGTTAAGCTGTATATAGCAAAAGTGATAGGGAGAAGATTGAGGTCCAAGAGACTGGAGCTGGATTTAATTTAAAAAACGCGGAAAAACAGGGACGGTTCTTTCGTTTCTTTTTAAATTTGAAAACGAGAGAACCGTCCCTATGTGTACTCTATTATTCTTATTTTCTATCAATGCTCCACGACTTTCGGGGTGTCACTGTGACCAGAAGTTCTTTTGTTAAGCTTTTTCAACCATTTCATAAACATTATGAACGGTCACATAAGCGTTTTGATCAATATCCTTGATGATATTTTTGATTTGGACGAGTTCATGTTTATTGATGACGATGTAGAGAACTTCTTTGTGTGTACCTGAGTATCCTCTTCGACCTTCTAAAACCGTAATACCTTTTGATAATTTACTGCTTATGGTATTTAAAACACTTTCAGGTGAGTTTGAGACAATAAGGACGGCTATTCTTTCATCTAGGCCTTCTGTTATGAAGTCAATCACTTTTGCTCCAATATAGACAACGATTAGGGTATACAACGCCTTATTTAAACCAATGATAAAGACAGATCCTGAAACTACTATTAAGTCAATCACAAGGATTCCTTTGCCAATACTCCAACCCCATAATTGATTGGCCAATCGCGCGAGAATCGTCGTACCTCCAGAGGTCCCACCAGCTCGGAAGATAAAGCCTAGACCTCCTCCTACAAGTAAACCTGCAAAAATAGCTGCCAATAACGTATCCTCTGTTATTTGCTTTCCTGTTTCCTCCGTTATATATAAAAAGAGCGAACTGGATGCAATGGTTATAAGGGTATAAATAATGGTTCTTTTATTGAAAAACTTAAACCCTATTCCTAATAGAGAAATATTCAACACAAAATTGACAACACCCGGTGACCAGCCAAACACATAGTGCACAATAACTGTCAGGCCGATAATTCCACCTTCGGATAGTAGGTTTGGAATCGTAAAATAGTTAATACCGACTGCAAAAATAAAAGCCCCGAATAAAATGAGGCCAATATCTTGAACCCACTTTTTCATAGTAGTTCCCTTCCCTGCTTTTGATTCTTAATAGTGAAACAGCCTTTTCTCAGAGAGAACCGAGAAAAGGCACGTATAGCTGTGAAAATCACCAATTTTTCCTTAATGGGAGAAAAATTGTTCTTTTCCTTTTAATATATGTTTTTCCATTAAGTCTCGAACTTCCTGAAACTTTTCTTCTCGAAGTAGAGCATTGATTTGTTTATGATCCTCAATTGAATCCCAAGCTCGGGATATGTCCCTGCCAAAACGTATCATTGCGGTTTGATAGAGCCGATCACTAATATTGTTCAAAGTTTTGACAAAAAACTCATTGTCAAACACTCGTAAAAATAACGCATGATACTCTAAATCTAGCTGGATAAACTTAAAGATATCGTTTTGACTTAAGTACTCTTCCTGTTCTTTGATTTTTTCATCTAAGAAAGCAAGATGTTCTTCTCTAAAAAAGGGTTCTACTCTCTCAAGGGCATACAATTCAATTGCAAGTCTCATATCCATAATATCATGGGTTTCCTTAACCGTTATCTCCTTTAAAAAGATACCTCGTTTAGGAGAAACTTCTAGAAAATCCTCATTGTGTAATCGTTGCAGTGCCTCCCGAATCGGAGTTCTACTCATCTGGAGGAGCTCAACCAGTTCATTTTCAGAAACAGTTGGCCCCTTGATCTCACCTTGGATAACCATATATTTAATTTTTTCATATGCAATGTCTTTTAAATACTGTCGTTGACTCAAATTTATCTCACCATTATTTCACTTTGTATAGTTCAGGTCTTCTATGAGTTAAACAAGGAACACTTTCTCTCGCTTGTTTCACTGTACTTGGGTCGATTTCAGCAACAATCACGCCTTCCCCTTCAGGAGCTCTCGCGATTACCGTTCCCCATGGATCAATAATCATACTGTTCCCATAGCAAGCTTTCCCAGGTGCATGGGAGCCAAATTGTCCAGCAGCAATGACATAGCATTGATTTTCAATCGCTCTCGCACGTTGAAGAACTTCCCAAGCAAGCATACCTGTGTATTGTGTAAAAGCAGCAGGGATACACAAAACATTACATCCATCTAACGCATATTCTCTATAAAGTTCAGGGAAACGCAAGTCATAACAAATACTCAATCCCGCTTTTCCAAATGGAAGTTCAACGGTTGCCGAAGACTCTCCTGCTTGGATCGTATTAGATTCTTTATAGGCTGGCATTCCATTGATCTCAATATCAAATAAATGCAGCTTGTTATATTTTGCAACAACGTCCCCTTCAGGACTTACTACAAAACCTGTATTATAGGCTTTTTCATCAGAATATTTTTCTAGTATACTACCAGCATGGATATAAACGCCATGTTTTTTCGCAAGTGAAGACAGTAATTGATACGTTTCACCGCCAGGAATTTCTTCAGCATTTTGAACCTTTTCTGTATCCGGCCCCATGAAATTAAAATACTCTGGTAAAGAGATAAAGATTGCTCCATCTTCAGCAGCTTTGGTAATAAAACGTTCTGCTTTTTGTAAGTTTTCTTGTTTATCAGCTTTTGTATTCATTTGAATCGCTGCAACTTTCATCAAAAACGCCTCCTTTAATCTACTACACTTTTTATTTAATTAAAATGGATGGTAACCACAGGGACAACTGAGGGAAGTATGTGATTAACAGTAATGCAATAAATAGTGGGATATAGAACGGAATAACAGCTGTTACAACCTTCTCAAACGATATCCTTCCAACTCGACTCATAACATAGAGTCCGAGACCTACAGGAGGAGTGATCATCCCGATTAGTAGGTTGAATGACATTAAAACTCCAAAATGTACACGGTCAATTCCTAAGCTATCCGTAATTGGTAGTAGGATTGGTAGCATGATTAGCTTGATTGGAATTCCTTCCATAATACTTCCTAAGAATAATAAAAGAATGTTGATAATAAATAACATGAAATATTTATTATCTGTTATTCCCAGTAGGAAGTCTGATAATAAGACTGGAAGCTGTTCAGCTGAAATGATCCATGCCATTGCAGTTCCCACACCGATTAAGAACATAATCAAGGCAGTGGAATTTAGGGAAGTTACGAAACCAGATTTCAAGGTTTCCCAGCTAAATTCTTTGTAAATGACTGAACAGAATAATGCGTATAATACTGCTATAACCCCTGCCTCTGTTGGGGTTACAACACCACCAAGCATCCCACCAAGGATTACTAATGGCGCAAGGAGAGCAAAGAATCCATCCTTGAATGTTTTCCAAAGTGCTTGAGGTTTAAATGGGTCTGCTTTCGGTACAACGATAGTCCCCCGTGACGCTCCAACGACAACATAGAATGATAAAGTTAAAGCAATAAGCATTCCTGGAATAATTCCTGCAATAAAGAGTTGTTCTACAGATACCTCTGCTAGATAGGCATATACGATAAATGGAACAGATGGAGGGATAATGGCCCCAATTACGGAGGATGCTAGTGTAAGAGCTGCGCTAAATGGTTTTTTATAACCTTTTTCCACCATCGCCCGTAGCTCAATGGCTCCAAGACCAGCCTGATCCCCAACAGCTGTTCCAGAAATACCAGAGAAAATAACACTGGCTAAAATGTTTACATGTGCTAATCCGCCCCTAATGTGTCCAATTAGGGCCGTACAAAAATCAAAAATTCTTTGGGTTATCCCTGTTGAGTTCATAAGGTTCCCAGCTAAAATAAACAATGGGATGGATAAAAGAGTGTATCCCTTAATTCCCTCAACTAGCATTAGGGAGAGTACTTCTGAAGTATATCCACCCATAATCAGCGCAATCAGAGTGGACAACGCCATCGCAAATGATACTGGAAAACTCATGAGCAGCAGGATTATGAAAATGACAAACATCGTAATTCCAATGACCATTTTTTAATCCTCCTCTCCAGCAAACATGTCGTATTGCCCTTTAATGGATAAAATGATTTGTTGGATAGACACTAAAACCATTAGAAAGAGCAACAATACAAGCGGCGCATAAAACCAGGCTGAAGATGCTCTCATGATGAGTGTTGTTCGATCCAAATGAGAAATAGTTAGCGTGAATGAGAAATACAACATCACTGCGGAAATCCCGAACAGCAAAAAGCTGTTCACGATTCCCACCATTTTAATGGCTCCCTCACTTAACTTTTTCACAAAGAAAGATATCATAATATCTTCTCGGTCTACTACGACTTTTCCAAATCCCAAAAAAGTAATCCAGCAGATCAAGATGGAAAAGAACTCCTGTGACCATACAAAGGAATAGTCAAAGAAATAGCGTGCCACAATTTCAAGTGTTAGTAGCACCAGTAAAGCAACCATACAGATAATGGCAACACCTAAATATACTTTTGAAATCAAATTTAATAATTTTTTCATTGTAAAAACATCCTATTTGCCAATAGATTTGATTTGATCGACATATCCTTTAGGTAG
Protein-coding regions in this window:
- the nikB gene encoding nickel ABC transporter permease, producing MKMYILKKVAMLIPILLAVSILVFLMQAAIPGDPVEAMFAGQVPDEETVENLRAQLGLDQPLHVQYIRYISNVVQGDLGTSIRTGRPVIEEISERYSNTLILAVASLLIAIFIGVGLGIISAMKKDSIIDTLSTIVALLGVSMPSFWLGLLLMYLFAVNLKLLPVMGSESWAHLVLPALTMGLISAGIIMRMVRSSLLEVFQQDYIRTARSKGMKERKVVIKHALKNALIPVITVVGLQFGFLLGGAFIIENVFAWHGLGQLAVQALGTRDFPLVQGIILVVAATYVLVNLLIDILYSLVDARVSYE
- a CDS encoding ABC transporter substrate-binding protein, coding for MKSKSRKLLFSLVVWMLIMVGCSPSGPTSEAKPEDTNSENKPSDQTSTDTQSVVVALVEDAETLDPHKTNQLTSHMIFRNIFDRLVYIDENKNPQPWVAESWDIKDDGKVIEFKIKEGIKFHNGEPLDANAVKYSFERMIDPDTASPTGSMMTGPLEKIEVVDDYKVRFTFSTSFAPFFINLYSGYTGIVPPDLGGKGDDFGREPIGSGPFMFKQWNSGSEIHLVKNPDYDWGRADYDLDGTAKLDEIVFKVVPEEGSRMAALETGEIQISQAPVELANSIKANDNFQIIQWEDATNYFSIEFNTLIPPFDSNEIRSALGYAINSEEIVTGAWSGYAKVNKNPIGTGVLGHSPEIGEEYGPSYDPDKTKEILESNGWAVNSEGIYEKDGEPFSITMLTSNDPKQTRAAQIIQYQLGQVGIDVEIQVIEGSAYRPTQLEAKHHMHLQRWNWPDPVLLSFVFEDGGFVKLYENDEIDEVIQLANKEMDVEKRVEFIEQVQQMILEDHAIVPILTEYVTDIVRKEVKNYKWDSLGYPIWTIVERE
- a CDS encoding mandelate racemase/muconate lactonizing enzyme family protein; translation: MKIVQIEATCISLPLNTDLNISGGKYNRADRVYVKITTDQGIYGWGEAAPIPQYAEETMESVKFIIDKYLAPLLIGQDPMNLAQIHEQMKVIKGNNFAKAAIDFACYDISGKALGVPVYTLLGGKYRDKVAIGQSIGIKSIDHAVEEAHKYAEEGFQSIKIKIGIDPDHDVKTVGAIRERLPDIPIRVDANQGYRLEQAIHALSRMEEYNLLLIEQPVPKWDLDGMAELCRLLRTPILADESLYTIHDAVQLIKHKAADIFNIKIMKPGGLYPSLKIAGMAEAAGIPLSIGSMIEAGVGTAAGAHFAAAVKYLEYPSDIKGPTLYSDDVLQEPVRIEKGFTYVPDGPGLGVEVDQEKINHYKVDL
- a CDS encoding FadR/GntR family transcriptional regulator, with the translated sequence MALTPLNKERMFEVIAKRILKYIREENLTPGTQLPTERELSERLQVSRASIREALRVLEVLGFIELRTGEGSFVRDPLNNTVLSQFYTDYSDINWYMELVEARKILEKDIVTLAALRASKEQIEQLESIIEVMKLKLERGERPKKENLEFHQTIWEASQNRFLKEIVGTLFNFILDKESVLNYQRNVSKNFLRDHKAIYEAIKNRSPQEAAEAMDLHHQTIQETVIMQFKEREE
- a CDS encoding YitT family protein, translated to MKKWVQDIGLILFGAFIFAVGINYFTIPNLLSEGGIIGLTVIVHYVFGWSPGVVNFVLNISLLGIGFKFFNKRTIIYTLITIASSSLFLYITEETGKQITEDTLLAAIFAGLLVGGGLGFIFRAGGTSGGTTILARLANQLWGWSIGKGILVIDLIVVSGSVFIIGLNKALYTLIVVYIGAKVIDFITEGLDERIAVLIVSNSPESVLNTISSKLSKGITVLEGRRGYSGTHKEVLYIVINKHELVQIKNIIKDIDQNAYVTVHNVYEMVEKA
- a CDS encoding GntR family transcriptional regulator, producing MSQRQYLKDIAYEKIKYMVIQGEIKGPTVSENELVELLQMSRTPIREALQRLHNEDFLEVSPKRGIFLKEITVKETHDIMDMRLAIELYALERVEPFFREEHLAFLDEKIKEQEEYLSQNDIFKFIQLDLEYHALFLRVFDNEFFVKTLNNISDRLYQTAMIRFGRDISRAWDSIEDHKQINALLREEKFQEVRDLMEKHILKGKEQFFSH
- a CDS encoding carbon-nitrogen hydrolase family protein, which codes for MKVAAIQMNTKADKQENLQKAERFITKAAEDGAIFISLPEYFNFMGPDTEKVQNAEEIPGGETYQLLSSLAKKHGVYIHAGSILEKYSDEKAYNTGFVVSPEGDVVAKYNKLHLFDIEINGMPAYKESNTIQAGESSATVELPFGKAGLSICYDLRFPELYREYALDGCNVLCIPAAFTQYTGMLAWEVLQRARAIENQCYVIAAGQFGSHAPGKACYGNSMIIDPWGTVIARAPEGEGVIVAEIDPSTVKQARESVPCLTHRRPELYKVK
- a CDS encoding TRAP transporter large permease; the encoded protein is MVIGITMFVIFIILLLMSFPVSFAMALSTLIALIMGGYTSEVLSLMLVEGIKGYTLLSIPLFILAGNLMNSTGITQRIFDFCTALIGHIRGGLAHVNILASVIFSGISGTAVGDQAGLGAIELRAMVEKGYKKPFSAALTLASSVIGAIIPPSVPFIVYAYLAEVSVEQLFIAGIIPGMLIALTLSFYVVVGASRGTIVVPKADPFKPQALWKTFKDGFFALLAPLVILGGMLGGVVTPTEAGVIAVLYALFCSVIYKEFSWETLKSGFVTSLNSTALIMFLIGVGTAMAWIISAEQLPVLLSDFLLGITDNKYFMLFIINILLLFLGSIMEGIPIKLIMLPILLPITDSLGIDRVHFGVLMSFNLLIGMITPPVGLGLYVMSRVGRISFEKVVTAVIPFYIPLFIALLLITYFPQLSLWLPSILIK
- a CDS encoding TRAP transporter small permease yields the protein MKKLLNLISKVYLGVAIICMVALLVLLTLEIVARYFFDYSFVWSQEFFSILICWITFLGFGKVVVDREDIMISFFVKKLSEGAIKMVGIVNSFLLFGISAVMLYFSFTLTISHLDRTTLIMRASSAWFYAPLVLLLFLMVLVSIQQIILSIKGQYDMFAGEED